GGTCCGGCGGCCCTAGGCCAGCGCCGGGACTGCCCTGGCCGCAGCGAAGCCGACCAGGCGCCCCGCGTCCTCGTCCCAGAGGCGGAAGCGCAGGCAGCGGAGGCTGGCGCGCAGGGTCAGCGGCGGCACCGCCTGGAACAGCGGGCTCGACTCGTGGCAGGACTGCAGGAAGTAGTTGGGAACCCGGGGACTCAGGTGGTGGATGTGGTGGTAGCCGATGTTGCCCGTCAGCCATTGCAGGAGGCGCGGCAGCCGGTAGAAGGAGGCGCCGGCCAGGGCCTGGTCGAGGTAGTCCCAGTCCCCCGTGCGCTTCCAGTAGGTCCCCTCGAACTGGTGCTGGACATAGAAGAGCCAAATGCCGGCGGTGCCCGCCAGGAGGATCACCGGCAGCTGGATCGCCAGGTAGGCCCTCAGTCCGATCGTCAGGCTGGCCGCGAGGGCGATCACCGCCAGCCCCAGATTCGTCCAGACCTTGCTCCAGCGGGCGCGCTTGCCCTCGCCCCGGTGCCAGAAGCGGTAGTTGAGCAGGAACACGTAGAGCGGCCCCAGGCCGAGCAGAACCAGCGGATGCCGGTAGAGCCGGTAGGCCAGCCGCCGCGCCCGGGAGGCGGCGCGGTACTCGGCGACGGTGAGCGTCCAGATGTCGCCGTCGCCCCGGCGATCGAGGTTGCCCGAACCGGCGTGGTGGCGGGCGTGCTCCTGGCTCCAGCCGGTCGACGGCAGGAAGGCGATCAGGCCCGTGAGATAGCCGACGACGCGATTCGCCAGGCGCGAGCGGAAGAAGGCGCCGTGGCCGCAGTCATGGCAGACGATGAAGCTCCGCACCAAGAAGCCGGCCGCGGTCAGGGCCAGCGGCAGCGTGAGCCAGTAGGACACGCGCAGGCTGAGCGGCATCGCCACCCAGAGCAGCAGATAGGGAAGTACGGAGGTGGCGAGTTGCCCGAGGCTGCGCGCCAGGCTGGACCGCTCGAATGGCTCGACCGCGGCCCGCCACTCGGCCGGGTCGATCGCGCGCGCTGACTGCATGGGACTCCCGGCCGAGGCGAAGCCCTGGCGGCCCGCAGGCCGCCAGGTTTCGTTGTGAAGTGTGGCTACCAGCGACCGCCGCGGCCGCCGCCGCCGCCGCGCTGGCCGCCACCGCCGCTGCGCATGCCGCCGCCGCCGCTGCTACGATCGCGGCGCTCCTCGGCCTCGTTGACGCGCAGAGCGCGGCCGCCCATCTCGTAGCCGTCCAGGGCCGCCATCGCCGCGGTGTGGTTCTCCATCTCGACGAAGCCGAACCCGCGGGGACGACCCGTGTCGCGGTCGGTGATCAGCGCGACGGAGTGGACGGTGCCGTGCTTGCTGAACAGCTCGCGCACCTCGTCCTCGGTCGCCGTGAAGGGAAGGTTGCCCACGTAGAGCTTCTTGGACATCGAAATCTCCGCATCGCCCCAGGTTCGTCGACGGAGACCCGGTCCGCCATCGGTGGCACACCGGTCCTCATAGCTTCTCGGGATTGCCTGCACTGGGCGCGGCGAAGGCCGGCCAGAGGCAGCGGATCGTGATTCGACGGGGGCGAGCGGCGGATCCATCCTCGAGGAGTCGTCTGTCCCACTAAGGTAGCCGAACGCCCCCCGCCTGTCACCGACAAAAAACCCTTCCCGCAAGTGGCCGCCGGCCGTGGCCCAATTCGGAGCGTCTTGTCCGGCGATTGACTTGGCGCGCCGCGAGGCGCAGACTTG
The sequence above is drawn from the bacterium genome and encodes:
- a CDS encoding fatty acid desaturase, with amino-acid sequence MQSARAIDPAEWRAAVEPFERSSLARSLGQLATSVLPYLLLWVAMPLSLRVSYWLTLPLALTAAGFLVRSFIVCHDCGHGAFFRSRLANRVVGYLTGLIAFLPSTGWSQEHARHHAGSGNLDRRGDGDIWTLTVAEYRAASRARRLAYRLYRHPLVLLGLGPLYVFLLNYRFWHRGEGKRARWSKVWTNLGLAVIALAASLTIGLRAYLAIQLPVILLAGTAGIWLFYVQHQFEGTYWKRTGDWDYLDQALAGASFYRLPRLLQWLTGNIGYHHIHHLSPRVPNYFLQSCHESSPLFQAVPPLTLRASLRCLRFRLWDEDAGRLVGFAAARAVPALA
- a CDS encoding RNA-binding protein — encoded protein: MSKKLYVGNLPFTATEDEVRELFSKHGTVHSVALITDRDTGRPRGFGFVEMENHTAAMAALDGYEMGGRALRVNEAEERRDRSSGGGGMRSGGGGQRGGGGGRGGRW